In Enterobacter sp. 638, a single window of DNA contains:
- a CDS encoding LysR family transcriptional regulator, protein MDRVIAAQVYNRICELGSLSAAARALGISRPMVSRYLEQMEKWAGTRLVHRSTRKLTLTPAGEKVLLKVRNIIQLAQEIEDQSAKDVPAGTLRVACAHFTAMQIVAPMLPDFLSRYPQLRVEMDVNNHPVSLVGERIDVAIRITDNPEPGMIARRLGECCSVLCASPAYLADKGHPQSIDDLAGHNCLHYSFFAGQSWSLVTEEGDVVTAAVSGNLSASISSLLMEAAINDCGIAMLPELEAQSALSSGALVPVLPAFTPKPIAIYGIYLSRDYQPAALRVFLDALSNYLLQLCAKV, encoded by the coding sequence ATGGATCGCGTTATCGCCGCCCAGGTCTATAACCGAATTTGTGAGCTGGGGAGTCTGAGTGCCGCCGCGCGCGCACTGGGGATTTCTCGTCCTATGGTGAGCCGCTATCTGGAGCAGATGGAAAAGTGGGCGGGAACGCGTCTGGTTCACCGCTCGACGCGCAAACTGACGCTCACGCCCGCCGGAGAAAAGGTCTTGCTGAAAGTGCGCAATATCATTCAGCTGGCGCAGGAAATCGAAGACCAGTCGGCAAAGGATGTGCCCGCCGGAACGCTACGCGTGGCCTGTGCGCATTTTACGGCGATGCAAATCGTCGCACCCATGTTGCCGGATTTTCTGTCGCGATATCCGCAGCTACGCGTGGAGATGGATGTTAATAATCATCCGGTCAGTCTGGTGGGCGAACGCATTGATGTGGCGATCCGCATTACCGATAACCCGGAGCCCGGCATGATTGCCCGTCGTCTCGGGGAGTGTTGTTCCGTGCTTTGTGCGTCTCCGGCGTATCTTGCAGACAAAGGCCATCCCCAGTCGATTGACGATCTGGCGGGGCATAACTGCCTGCATTACAGTTTTTTTGCCGGACAATCCTGGAGCCTTGTTACCGAGGAAGGGGACGTGGTGACAGCCGCCGTCAGCGGTAATTTGAGCGCCAGTATCTCGTCATTGCTGATGGAGGCGGCGATCAACGATTGCGGTATCGCTATGCTGCCGGAACTGGAGGCGCAATCGGCGCTGAGCAGCGGGGCGCTTGTACCTGTGTTACCGGCATTCACGCCAAAACCGATTGCGATTTATGGTATTTATTTGTCGAGGGATTATCAGCCCGCCGCGTTGCGCGTTTTCCTCGATGCACTATCAAATTATCTGCTGCAATTGTGCGCTAAGGTCTAA
- the bdm gene encoding biofilm-dependent modulation protein, which translates to MFTHYSANTQSAQPDLVHAIEQGLRAEHGAVTEDDILMELTRWVEAADNDILSDIYQQTINYVVSGQHATLS; encoded by the coding sequence ATGTTTACTCATTACTCAGCAAATACACAATCCGCACAACCGGACCTCGTTCATGCCATTGAACAAGGCCTGCGCGCTGAACACGGCGCGGTCACTGAAGATGACATTTTAATGGAACTGACCCGTTGGGTAGAAGCCGCGGACAATGACATCCTCAGTGACATTTATCAGCAGACCATTAACTACGTCGTGAGTGGTCAGCACGCAACCTTGTCATAA
- a CDS encoding SDR family oxidoreductase, translated as MSQPLSGKIALVTGGSTGIGLATVQELAAQGAKVYLTGRRQQELDDAVALVGASATGIQADASRLDDLDKVYAQIAEESGRLDILFANAGGGDMLPLGAITEEHFDRIFGTNVRGVLFTVQKALPLLSAGSSIILTASTVSVKGTANFSVYSASKAAVRNFARSWALDLQGRGIRVNVVSPGPVKTPGLGGLVPEEQRQGLYDGLAAQVPLGRIGEPAEVGKAVAFLASDAASFINAVELFVDGGMAQI; from the coding sequence ATGAGTCAACCACTTTCAGGCAAGATTGCCCTGGTCACGGGCGGGAGTACGGGCATCGGTCTTGCCACCGTGCAGGAACTGGCGGCGCAAGGGGCAAAAGTCTACCTCACCGGACGTCGCCAGCAGGAGCTGGATGATGCTGTCGCGCTAGTTGGTGCGTCGGCAACGGGTATCCAGGCGGATGCCTCCCGTCTGGACGACCTGGATAAGGTCTACGCGCAGATCGCAGAGGAGTCGGGGCGTCTGGACATTTTGTTTGCCAACGCCGGTGGCGGGGACATGCTGCCGCTGGGTGCTATCACCGAAGAGCATTTTGACCGGATATTCGGAACTAACGTTCGTGGCGTACTGTTTACTGTCCAGAAGGCGTTACCGCTTCTGAGTGCTGGCTCGTCCATCATCCTGACCGCGTCTACCGTTTCGGTAAAAGGCACCGCCAACTTTAGCGTTTATAGCGCCAGCAAGGCGGCAGTGAGAAATTTTGCGCGTTCATGGGCGCTGGATTTGCAGGGGCGTGGTATTCGGGTCAATGTGGTGAGTCCGGGCCCGGTCAAAACGCCTGGATTGGGCGGATTGGTTCCGGAGGAGCAGCGTCAGGGTCTTTATGATGGACTGGCGGCGCAGGTTCCGCTGGGACGGATTGGTGAGCCAGCGGAAGTCGGGAAAGCCGTTGCATTTCTGGCCTCCGACGCCGCCAGCTTTATCAATGCTGTTGAGCTGTTTGTCGACGGTGGTATGGCGCAGATCTAA
- the sra gene encoding stationary-phase-induced ribosome-associated protein — protein MKSNRHARHILGLNYKLSNKRKVVIEDSNETVVTHASGRKRHADK, from the coding sequence ATGAAATCGAACCGTCATGCACGTCATATTCTGGGACTGAACTACAAGCTCTCCAATAAACGCAAAGTCGTGATTGAGGACAGCAACGAAACGGTAGTCACCCATGCGTCCGGCAGAAAACGTCACGCGGACAAATAA
- a CDS encoding Vmh family MBL fold metallo-hydrolase → MKLNRLALLCTLLTPAVFAAPLTLDTYNPQEKGIFAVSSTLVSGPKEAVLFDAQFSVKDGEALVEKIRRSGKTLSKIVITSGDPDFYFGLQPLVKAFPNAKVVATQKVVDHIKETKDAKLAFWGPQMKDGAPTELIVPQVIASTTFMVDGEKIDIEQPDSYAAYVWIPSAKAILGGTGVSWGIHVWTADTQSKASRQQWQETLTEMAARKPARVIPGHYLGTPPAGSEAIDFTRTYLQQFEQALTAHKDSAAVIGTMKKQWPTLAEDSSLELSAKVNTGEMKW, encoded by the coding sequence ATGAAACTGAACCGCCTTGCCCTGCTTTGCACCCTGTTGACGCCTGCTGTGTTCGCCGCGCCGTTGACGCTGGATACCTACAATCCGCAGGAGAAAGGCATTTTTGCTGTCTCCTCTACGCTGGTATCAGGGCCGAAAGAAGCGGTGCTGTTTGACGCGCAATTCAGCGTGAAAGATGGCGAAGCACTGGTCGAAAAAATTCGTCGCAGCGGCAAAACGCTCAGCAAAATTGTGATCACATCGGGTGATCCCGATTTCTACTTCGGCCTGCAGCCGCTGGTGAAAGCATTCCCGAACGCCAAAGTGGTCGCCACACAAAAAGTGGTCGATCACATCAAGGAAACCAAAGATGCCAAACTGGCCTTCTGGGGGCCGCAAATGAAAGACGGCGCACCGACAGAGCTGATTGTTCCACAGGTGATCGCCTCCACAACGTTTATGGTTGACGGCGAGAAGATTGATATTGAACAGCCAGACAGCTACGCGGCCTATGTGTGGATCCCTTCGGCAAAAGCGATTCTCGGCGGCACCGGCGTTTCCTGGGGTATTCACGTCTGGACAGCGGATACCCAGAGCAAAGCGAGCCGCCAGCAGTGGCAAGAGACACTTACCGAAATGGCCGCGCGTAAGCCGGCGCGTGTGATCCCGGGTCATTACCTTGGAACGCCGCCTGCGGGGTCAGAAGCCATCGACTTTACCCGCACTTATCTGCAGCAATTTGAGCAGGCTTTGACGGCGCATAAGGATTCCGCAGCCGTGATCGGCACGATGAAAAAACAGTGGCCAACGCTTGCAGAAGACAGCTCGCTGGAGCTGAGCGCGAAGGTCAATACCGGCGAAATGAAGTGGTAA
- a CDS encoding OsmC family protein, with translation MTIHKHGSAHWSGDIKRGKGTISTESGVLNQQPYGFNTRFEGEKGTNPEELIGAAHAACFSMALSLMLGESGYTADSIDTTADVSLDKTDSGFAISKIALQSKVTVPGIDPKQFDGIIQKAKAGCPVSQVLKAEITLDYTLN, from the coding sequence ATGACGATTCATAAGCACGGTTCAGCACACTGGTCTGGCGACATTAAACGCGGCAAAGGCACGATTTCAACCGAAAGCGGCGTTTTGAATCAGCAGCCCTACGGCTTTAATACCCGCTTTGAGGGTGAAAAAGGGACTAACCCGGAAGAGTTGATTGGCGCAGCGCACGCAGCCTGTTTCTCGATGGCGCTTTCGCTAATGCTGGGTGAGTCGGGGTATACCGCAGATTCCATCGATACCACTGCGGATGTCTCCCTCGACAAAACCGACAGCGGCTTTGCCATCAGCAAAATTGCGTTGCAAAGCAAAGTGACGGTCCCTGGCATTGATCCGAAACAGTTCGACGGCATTATCCAGAAAGCCAAGGCGGGATGCCCGGTTTCTCAGGTCCTGAAAGCGGAAATCACGCTGGATTACACACTGAACTAA
- a CDS encoding VOC family protein produces MPSTVRGIDHIGITVPDIEQATLFFEKALGAQVLYRSVEPGDDNIDNASQEKTLRLFPGTRIRAIRMLALPHGPGIELFEMHGPEQQPAARPSDFGLQHFAVYVDDFSQAIARFTAAGGEMFTEPKPLTFPDERGEGNAFCYGKTPWGSVIELISWPSPMPYEKYIPLRRWKP; encoded by the coding sequence ATGCCTTCTACCGTCCGAGGAATTGATCATATCGGTATTACAGTACCGGATATTGAGCAAGCCACACTATTTTTCGAAAAAGCGTTAGGTGCTCAGGTTCTTTATCGTTCCGTTGAACCCGGGGACGATAATATCGATAACGCATCACAAGAGAAAACGCTGCGTTTATTTCCCGGCACGCGAATCCGCGCTATTCGTATGCTGGCGCTTCCCCACGGCCCCGGTATTGAACTGTTCGAAATGCACGGCCCGGAGCAGCAGCCAGCCGCACGACCGAGTGATTTTGGCCTTCAACACTTTGCCGTGTATGTCGATGATTTTTCGCAGGCTATCGCCAGATTCACAGCGGCAGGCGGTGAAATGTTTACGGAACCCAAACCGCTGACATTTCCCGATGAACGCGGTGAAGGCAACGCGTTTTGCTACGGAAAAACCCCCTGGGGCAGCGTGATAGAATTAATTTCCTGGCCCTCTCCGATGCCTTACGAAAAATATATCCCGTTACGTCGTTGGAAACCGTAA
- a CDS encoding LysR family transcriptional regulator: protein MDQLMAMRAFTRVVETGNFTRAADSLNLPNATLSKLVKSLEAHLGVRLLHRTTRRVVATPEGQDYYEKASRVLIDIEEIDTSFSASQRRPKGYLRIDIGGSTAREVLIPALPDFLKRYPEIKIDLGVSDRPVDLISGNVDCVIRGGPLNDSSLIARHIGDATMVTCATPGYLKAAGVPAYPDELRNGHKLVSYLSPLTGRAFPFRFIIEGEMRELKTQHHIGVNESNAHLAAAVAGMGIIQTFCYAAKDALKDGTLVEILQAWRPASYPFHVVYPQNRHMTHRLRVFIDWLTEIFPTALRG, encoded by the coding sequence GTGGATCAATTAATGGCTATGCGCGCGTTTACGCGGGTGGTGGAAACCGGCAATTTTACGCGGGCAGCGGATTCGCTAAACCTGCCGAATGCCACGTTAAGTAAGCTGGTAAAATCGCTCGAAGCCCATCTGGGCGTGCGTCTTTTACATCGCACGACCCGGCGCGTCGTCGCCACGCCTGAGGGACAGGACTATTACGAGAAAGCCTCGCGGGTGCTCATTGATATCGAGGAGATCGACACCTCATTTAGCGCGTCTCAGCGCAGGCCGAAAGGCTATTTACGTATCGATATCGGGGGCTCTACCGCACGCGAAGTGCTGATCCCGGCGTTACCGGATTTTTTAAAGCGCTATCCGGAAATCAAAATCGATTTAGGCGTGTCCGATCGGCCGGTGGATCTGATTAGCGGGAATGTGGACTGTGTGATCCGTGGCGGCCCACTCAATGATTCGTCGCTGATTGCGCGTCATATCGGTGATGCCACAATGGTGACCTGCGCGACACCGGGCTATCTGAAGGCTGCAGGTGTGCCTGCCTATCCGGATGAATTACGAAACGGACACAAGCTGGTGAGCTATTTATCGCCACTGACGGGCAGAGCATTCCCCTTTCGCTTTATCATCGAGGGTGAAATGCGGGAGCTGAAAACGCAGCATCATATCGGGGTGAATGAAAGCAACGCGCATCTGGCGGCGGCCGTGGCCGGGATGGGGATTATTCAGACTTTTTGCTATGCGGCCAAAGATGCGCTGAAAGACGGTACGCTGGTTGAGATCCTGCAGGCATGGCGGCCCGCGAGCTACCCTTTTCATGTTGTGTATCCGCAGAACCGGCACATGACGCATCGGCTACGGGTATTTATCGACTGGCTTACCGAGATATTTCCTACGGCACTGCGCGGCTAA